The following proteins come from a genomic window of Companilactobacillus pabuli:
- a CDS encoding DUF402 domain-containing protein, giving the protein MQIPREGDYVAIQSYKHDGHLHRTWRETMVLKTSENEIIGCNENTLVTEADGRRWVTREPALVYFHRKYWFNIIAMIRDSGVSYYCNLATPFALDKEAIKYIDYDLDVKVFPDGEKRLLDVDEYAAHSKMWNYPPEIDTILHYNVDVLIDWIDKGKGPFSQAYVDLWMQRYKELSHH; this is encoded by the coding sequence ATGCAGATTCCTAGAGAAGGGGATTACGTAGCAATCCAGAGTTATAAGCATGATGGTCATTTACATCGTACTTGGCGTGAAACAATGGTGCTAAAGACAAGTGAAAACGAAATTATTGGTTGTAATGAGAACACTCTTGTCACAGAAGCAGATGGACGTCGTTGGGTAACAAGAGAGCCCGCACTGGTCTATTTTCATAGGAAATATTGGTTCAATATTATCGCTATGATAAGAGATAGTGGGGTATCTTATTACTGCAATCTAGCGACCCCATTTGCTTTAGACAAAGAGGCCATCAAATATATTGATTACGATTTAGATGTTAAGGTTTTCCCAGATGGGGAGAAAAGATTACTCGATGTAGATGAATATGCCGCACACAGTAAGATGTGGAATTATCCACCTGAAATAGATACGATTTTACATTATAATGTCGACGTTTTAATTGATTGGATCGATAAAGGCAAAGGACCATTTTCACAGGCTTATGTTGATCTTTGGATGCAAAGATACAAGGAACTGTCACACCATTAG
- the rlmD gene encoding 23S rRNA (uracil(1939)-C(5))-methyltransferase RlmD, which produces MHTNNITQELKVGDRFPLTIKRIGINGEGIGFFKHVIVFVPKAVPEDVIVCEVTDVHERFLNGRIHKIRKASHFRNPDTPKLADEVGGLEFAHIKYKEQLHFKANILRESLDKYKPYAYQKYMIKPTAASVQQEKYRNKAQFPIQEIDGEIRCGLYKTGTQELVDLEEMPTQMDLTMSAMRKIVQMVKDLEIPVFNPETKSGILSMIVIRESVEFNQLQVTFITRSPKFIKEHQLIERIQEEIPEVSSISQNINKEDKAGVWGDETKLLWGDKYLQEDINGYLFNFSPRAFLQLNSLQTDRLYDLVNEALEPNQRDVLLDAYCGVGTIGITMANKVKHVYGIEIIPEAIEDAKENAKLNKVDNTDYYVGSADEIYPKLLKEGKEVNAIVVDPPRTGLDNKLLTTLTRNPVNKLVYVSCNPSTLAKDLVRLSDSYRVVYLQPVDMFPQTPHVETVVKLIRR; this is translated from the coding sequence ATGCATACAAATAATATTACGCAAGAATTAAAAGTCGGTGATAGATTTCCATTAACTATCAAACGTATCGGAATCAATGGTGAAGGGATTGGTTTCTTCAAACACGTTATCGTCTTCGTTCCAAAAGCGGTGCCGGAAGATGTCATCGTCTGCGAAGTTACTGATGTTCACGAACGTTTCTTAAATGGTCGTATTCACAAAATTAGAAAAGCTTCTCACTTCAGAAATCCTGATACACCTAAATTGGCTGATGAAGTTGGTGGACTAGAATTTGCCCACATCAAATACAAAGAACAACTTCACTTCAAAGCCAACATTTTACGCGAATCACTCGACAAGTATAAGCCTTACGCTTATCAAAAATACATGATCAAACCAACTGCGGCCTCAGTTCAACAAGAAAAATACCGTAACAAAGCCCAATTTCCTATCCAAGAGATCGATGGTGAAATTCGTTGTGGTTTGTACAAAACTGGTACCCAAGAATTGGTTGATCTAGAAGAAATGCCAACTCAAATGGACTTAACTATGTCAGCGATGAGAAAAATCGTTCAAATGGTCAAAGACTTAGAAATTCCTGTTTTCAATCCGGAAACTAAATCTGGTATCTTGAGCATGATCGTTATTCGTGAATCAGTTGAATTTAACCAATTACAAGTTACTTTCATCACTCGCTCACCTAAGTTCATCAAAGAGCACCAATTGATTGAACGTATTCAAGAAGAAATTCCGGAAGTTAGTTCAATTTCTCAAAATATCAACAAAGAAGACAAAGCTGGCGTTTGGGGCGATGAAACTAAACTTTTATGGGGTGACAAATACTTACAAGAAGACATCAATGGTTACCTATTTAACTTCTCACCTAGAGCTTTCTTGCAGCTAAACTCACTTCAAACTGACCGACTTTACGATTTAGTCAACGAAGCCTTAGAACCTAATCAACGTGATGTCTTGTTAGATGCTTACTGTGGCGTTGGGACAATTGGTATCACAATGGCTAACAAGGTAAAACACGTCTACGGTATCGAAATCATCCCTGAAGCGATTGAAGATGCCAAAGAAAATGCTAAGTTAAATAAAGTCGACAACACTGACTATTACGTTGGTTCAGCTGATGAAATTTATCCAAAGCTTTTAAAAGAAGGCAAAGAAGTTAACGCTATTGTCGTCGATCCACCAAGAACTGGACTTGATAACAAACTATTAACAACTTTGACACGCAATCCCGTTAACAAACTAGTTTACGTATCATGTAACCCTTCAACTTTGGCAAAAGATCTAGTTCGTTTGTCCGATTCATATCGTGTAGTTTACTTACAACCAGTTGATATGTTCCCACAAACTCCTCATGTTGAAACAGTTGTTAAGCTAATTAGACGCTAA
- a CDS encoding helix-turn-helix domain-containing protein — protein MFSKEIKIKVVLDYLSGKSYTSITRKYGIKGSATIYHWVRLFKEFGVEGLTNNYSKTFYDYSFKIKVITWRVDHRASYPVTAKRYKIRNPTTIWQWERDLESGRLKPNDRRSGKMTDKKPRTAEELKHLEEENRRLKIRVAYLEKLHALTQKKKNSQIKKKHK, from the coding sequence ATGTTTTCAAAAGAAATTAAAATTAAGGTAGTTCTTGATTATCTTTCAGGTAAAAGCTACACGTCTATCACTAGAAAGTACGGTATCAAAGGCTCCGCAACTATTTATCATTGGGTACGTTTGTTCAAAGAATTTGGAGTTGAAGGGCTCACCAACAATTACTCAAAGACTTTCTATGATTATTCGTTTAAAATCAAAGTAATAACTTGGCGAGTCGATCATAGAGCATCATATCCAGTAACTGCTAAAAGATATAAGATCCGTAATCCTACGACAATCTGGCAATGGGAACGAGATCTTGAATCGGGTCGCCTAAAACCAAATGATAGGCGGTCTGGGAAAATGACTGATAAAAAACCACGTACGGCAGAAGAACTTAAACATTTAGAAGAAGAGAATCGTCGGCTTAAGATACGGGTAGCTTACTTGGAAAAATTGCATGCCTTAACTCAGAAGAAGAAAAACTCTCAAATCAAGAAAAAGCACAAATAA
- a CDS encoding IS3 family transposase, with the protein MNELRQEFNEPLAIILEVVNMSSSSYHYSQSHSYKSYPEELVSEIKSIRTEYKDYGYRSVTMELHNRGIKANHKLVLKIMNKHGLLCHAFDRKTRKYNSYKGNVGKRAKNKLNRRFITDRPFQKITTDVTELRWGNGTTSERAYFTAFMDMYSDEVISWNISLHPNVEFVTDTLDALIERLPELPYRMTIHSDQGFQYQNYEYVSRLKKNRIIQSMSRKATCLDNAIMESFFHILKVGTVHNNEYSSYEHLKEEISKYIYYYNNKRIKAKLAGKTPVEYRNLSDRLIA; encoded by the coding sequence ATAAATGAGTTAAGGCAAGAATTCAACGAACCCTTGGCAATCATATTAGAAGTCGTAAACATGTCCAGTAGTAGTTACCATTATTCACAGAGCCATTCTTACAAGTCATATCCAGAAGAGCTAGTGTCTGAAATCAAATCAATTCGTACAGAGTATAAAGACTATGGATATCGCAGTGTAACAATGGAACTTCATAACCGTGGGATCAAGGCCAATCATAAATTAGTTCTTAAAATAATGAACAAACACGGACTCCTTTGTCATGCCTTTGATAGAAAAACTAGAAAATATAATTCTTATAAAGGAAATGTTGGCAAAAGAGCCAAGAACAAACTAAACAGAAGGTTTATTACCGATAGACCCTTTCAGAAGATCACTACCGATGTTACTGAACTTCGCTGGGGTAATGGGACCACATCAGAAAGAGCATATTTTACGGCATTCATGGATATGTACAGTGATGAGGTCATCAGTTGGAATATAAGTCTTCATCCTAACGTCGAATTCGTTACAGATACATTGGATGCGTTGATTGAGAGATTACCAGAACTGCCTTACCGAATGACGATACATTCTGATCAAGGATTTCAGTATCAAAACTATGAGTATGTATCTAGACTAAAGAAAAATCGCATCATCCAAAGCATGAGTCGCAAAGCAACATGCTTGGATAATGCGATAATGGAAAGTTTCTTTCACATTTTAAAAGTAGGAACTGTACATAACAACGAGTACAGTTCATATGAACATTTGAAAGAGGAAATATCCAAATATATCTACTACTACAACAATAAACGAATAAAAGCAAAATTGGCCGGAAAGACCCCGGTAGAATACCGAAATCTTTCCGACCGACTTATTGCTTAA
- a CDS encoding SDR family oxidoreductase: MTKIIILGAHGQTARIVTDELLQNSDIELKLFLRKSTRLNQYQNNPRVELIEGDVLNTEQLAQAMQDVDLVYSNVGGVDLADQTKSIIEAMDQAKQKRLIFISSLGAYHEVPGKFGEWNETAIASFLPGFRESAKLIEDSDLDYTMIRPAWMDNKDEIDYETTQKNEPFKGTEVSRKSIADFVIKLINNPQIHIGESVGLNKPNTDGDKPAWI; encoded by the coding sequence ATGACTAAAATTATTATTTTAGGAGCTCACGGACAAACAGCTCGGATCGTTACTGATGAATTATTACAAAATTCTGATATTGAATTGAAATTATTTTTGAGAAAGAGTACTCGTCTTAATCAATATCAAAACAATCCACGAGTGGAACTAATTGAAGGCGATGTTTTAAATACAGAACAATTGGCTCAAGCAATGCAAGATGTCGACTTAGTTTATTCAAATGTCGGTGGAGTCGATTTAGCTGACCAAACTAAGAGCATTATTGAAGCTATGGATCAAGCTAAACAAAAACGTTTGATCTTTATTAGTTCATTAGGAGCTTATCATGAAGTTCCTGGTAAATTCGGTGAATGGAATGAAACTGCTATTGCTAGCTTTTTACCTGGATTTAGAGAGTCGGCCAAGTTAATCGAAGATTCTGATTTGGATTACACCATGATTCGTCCTGCTTGGATGGATAACAAAGATGAAATTGATTATGAAACAACACAAAAAAATGAACCATTCAAAGGAACGGAAGTTTCTCGTAAGAGTATCGCAGATTTTGTAATTAAATTGATCAATAATCCTCAAATTCATATTGGAGAAAGTGTTGGCTTGAACAAACCTAATACTGATGGAGATAAACCCGCATGGATATAA
- the recX gene encoding recombination regulator RecX, which yields MAKVTKIQAQKRKGRYNVFLDGQYAFPVAETTLIEFRLMNGVELTDGQIKEIKDRENVNKAYGDAVNYLSYQLRTEKEIKDYLYKKEYHRDAVDDVIARLEKLHYLDDGNYAKSFINTQLRTTANGPKIIEQKLHHKGVPDNIIQDKLFEIDEDTLIENATDFAKKQARKQKRASFSQMLTKIKQGLYQKGYNNEIIEEALKDLELEPDEDDELEKLRKLVQKVEHRYDKPEKLIKYLMTKGFHFDEIKKVLSEDSDD from the coding sequence TTGGCAAAAGTAACGAAGATTCAAGCACAAAAACGAAAAGGACGCTATAATGTCTTTCTTGATGGACAGTATGCGTTTCCAGTAGCAGAGACGACTTTGATTGAATTTCGCCTGATGAATGGGGTCGAATTGACTGACGGTCAAATCAAAGAAATCAAAGATCGTGAAAACGTCAATAAAGCTTATGGTGATGCGGTCAATTATTTGAGCTACCAGTTGCGAACAGAAAAAGAAATCAAAGATTACCTCTACAAAAAAGAATATCATCGTGATGCCGTTGATGATGTCATAGCTAGACTAGAAAAACTGCATTACTTAGATGATGGGAATTACGCTAAAAGTTTTATCAATACACAATTACGGACGACTGCAAATGGTCCTAAAATCATCGAACAAAAACTTCACCACAAAGGTGTACCTGATAACATAATTCAAGATAAATTGTTTGAAATCGATGAAGACACTTTGATTGAGAATGCGACTGATTTTGCTAAGAAACAAGCTCGCAAACAAAAGCGGGCTTCATTTTCACAGATGCTGACGAAGATTAAACAAGGACTCTATCAAAAAGGCTATAATAACGAGATTATCGAAGAAGCTCTTAAAGATTTAGAGTTAGAACCAGATGAAGATGATGAGTTAGAAAAATTACGCAAGTTGGTCCAAAAAGTTGAACATAGATATGATAAACCAGAAAAATTGATCAAGTATTTAATGACCAAAGGTTTCCACTTTGATGAGATAAAGAAAGTTTTGTCTGAAGATTCTGATGACTAG
- a CDS encoding LysR family transcriptional regulator has protein sequence MELRVLNYFLMVAREENITRAANLLHISQPTLSRQIANLEEELGTKLFTRHSHQITLTEDGLLLRRRAQEMRQLSDKIKSELSSDQTELSGEISIGSGELQGMNELGDIIVAFHKKYPLVTFNIQSGNAEDITLGIEQGLLDMAIFIEPVDTRKYDFVRLIQKENWGILVRNDSSLARYDYVEPKDLKNQELIMSRSQAMQSEINHWLGEYKQTTSYLSTYNLLYNSAILVKRGLGIALCLNLEAKYDDVTFVPLKPELSYNSVLAWKSEEVTSRTVTTFIDFTKKYLQDISND, from the coding sequence ATGGAGTTAAGAGTTTTGAATTACTTTTTAATGGTTGCTCGTGAAGAAAATATTACTAGAGCGGCCAATCTTTTACACATCAGTCAACCAACTTTATCACGACAAATCGCTAACCTAGAAGAGGAATTAGGTACCAAATTGTTTACTCGCCACAGTCACCAAATCACTTTGACCGAAGATGGACTATTGCTAAGAAGACGTGCTCAAGAAATGCGCCAACTCAGTGACAAAATTAAAAGTGAGTTGTCATCTGATCAAACGGAATTGAGCGGTGAAATTTCGATTGGTAGTGGAGAATTGCAAGGTATGAATGAGTTAGGCGATATTATCGTCGCTTTTCACAAGAAATATCCATTAGTGACCTTCAATATTCAAAGTGGCAATGCAGAAGATATTACTTTAGGTATTGAACAAGGCTTGTTAGATATGGCAATTTTTATTGAACCAGTTGATACCAGAAAATATGATTTTGTTCGTTTAATTCAAAAGGAAAATTGGGGTATTTTAGTTAGAAATGATTCATCACTTGCCAGATATGACTATGTCGAACCAAAGGACTTAAAGAATCAAGAATTGATAATGTCGAGAAGTCAGGCAATGCAAAGTGAAATCAATCATTGGTTAGGAGAATATAAGCAGACGACTAGTTATTTATCAACTTATAATCTACTTTACAATTCAGCAATTTTGGTTAAACGTGGCCTAGGAATTGCGCTTTGTTTGAATCTTGAAGCAAAATATGATGATGTAACTTTTGTACCGTTAAAACCAGAATTGTCGTACAACTCAGTTCTAGCTTGGAAGTCAGAAGAAGTTACTTCTAGGACAGTTACAACATTCATTGATTTTACTAAGAAATACCTTCAAGACATTTCTAATGATTAA
- a CDS encoding MerR family transcriptional regulator, which yields MNKKEVSQKYRIPVSILDEYESWGLCNVVKFVMGEWQYDNQDIERLSTIMALHDMGFKNDEIEKYMRLLLETKNSSEEIIQLLTKKRQNKLDQIHFQEKQLERIDYLRYKIKKSQEK from the coding sequence ATGAATAAAAAAGAAGTTAGCCAAAAATATCGAATCCCAGTTAGCATCCTTGATGAATATGAATCTTGGGGTTTGTGTAATGTTGTGAAATTCGTTATGGGTGAGTGGCAATATGATAATCAAGATATTGAACGCTTAAGTACGATCATGGCTTTGCACGATATGGGTTTCAAAAATGACGAGATTGAGAAGTACATGCGTTTATTGTTAGAAACAAAGAATTCTTCCGAAGAGATAATTCAGCTTTTAACTAAGAAGCGTCAAAACAAACTCGACCAGATTCATTTTCAAGAGAAGCAATTGGAACGAATTGATTATTTACGATATAAAATTAAAAAATCACAGGAGAAATAA
- a CDS encoding aldo/keto reductase has product MKYTKLGNTGLDVSRICLGTMGFGRPDSGMFPWAVGADKSEKVVQKALDLGINFFDTANIYSYGDSEEFLGKALKKNANRDEVVVATKVFFSHSDKPNQVGLSRKSILSNIDTSLKRLDMDYVDLYIIHRWDYNTPIEETMEALHDVVKAGKARYIGASAMYSWQFEKAQAIAREHNWTEFVSMQNHLNLLYREEEREMMPLCEDENIAVTPYSPLASGHLTRPTWDADTKRSQTDSAARSKYDASEQNDLEIIKRVKEVADRENATMAQVALAWLLQKKQVVAPIIGATNTKHLASSVAAVDLKLSQDDIDYMEAPYLPHKLVGAFTKNENNLTR; this is encoded by the coding sequence TTGAAGTATACAAAATTAGGTAATACAGGATTGGATGTTTCAAGAATTTGTTTGGGAACAATGGGTTTTGGTCGTCCCGATTCCGGAATGTTTCCCTGGGCAGTCGGTGCCGATAAGAGTGAAAAAGTCGTTCAAAAAGCTCTAGACCTAGGTATCAATTTCTTTGATACGGCCAATATTTATTCATATGGCGATAGTGAGGAATTCTTAGGTAAAGCTTTGAAGAAAAATGCTAATCGTGATGAAGTAGTTGTTGCTACAAAAGTTTTCTTTTCGCATTCTGACAAACCTAATCAAGTTGGACTTTCAAGAAAGAGTATTTTGAGTAATATCGACACGAGTTTAAAACGATTAGATATGGATTACGTTGATCTTTATATCATTCATCGCTGGGATTACAACACGCCAATCGAAGAAACTATGGAAGCTCTTCACGATGTTGTCAAAGCTGGTAAAGCTAGATATATCGGTGCTTCAGCTATGTATTCTTGGCAATTTGAAAAAGCTCAAGCCATCGCTCGCGAACACAATTGGACAGAGTTTGTTTCGATGCAAAATCATTTAAACCTCTTGTATCGTGAAGAAGAGCGAGAAATGATGCCACTTTGTGAGGATGAAAATATTGCCGTGACGCCTTATAGTCCACTAGCTTCAGGTCATTTAACACGTCCAACTTGGGATGCTGATACTAAGCGTTCACAAACGGATTCAGCTGCTAGAAGTAAGTACGATGCTTCAGAACAGAATGATTTAGAAATTATCAAGCGGGTCAAAGAAGTTGCTGATAGAGAAAATGCTACTATGGCACAAGTTGCCTTAGCTTGGTTGTTGCAAAAGAAGCAGGTCGTTGCTCCAATTATCGGTGCTACTAACACTAAACATTTGGCTAGTTCAGTTGCTGCCGTTGATTTGAAGCTGTCACAAGATGACATTGATTATATGGAAGCACCTTATTTACCACATAAGTTAGTAGGTGCTTTTACTAAAAATGAAAATAATTTAACACGTTAG
- a CDS encoding substrate-binding domain-containing protein, whose amino-acid sequence MMATLDDIARLAGVSATTVSRVINNYGSLSEKTKTKVFSAMQELNYQPNSLARSLKGKKTQLIGVILPGVSNPFFGQMVQEIEDQLFKKGFKMILCNAGNDARKERDYLRMLMANRVDGIIAGSHNLGIEEYQKVGLPIISFDRYLSDNVPIVSSDNYQGGQLAAQSLISSGSKNPQIITGSNRPNSPTNSRLTGFKDVLEKHDLSYNLIELPFSSSPNIKSLKIKELLTNKKIDGIFCTDDLTALLVKQQAQALNLQIPTDIRLVGYDGTNFIQNYHPELTTIMQPITDIVTMMIDLLLKRIDDPDCQLEKNYVLPVKLITGATTI is encoded by the coding sequence ATTATGGCGACACTAGATGACATTGCAAGACTAGCTGGGGTATCAGCAACGACCGTTTCACGAGTAATCAACAATTATGGTTCTTTATCAGAGAAAACGAAGACAAAAGTTTTTTCAGCGATGCAAGAACTCAATTATCAACCCAATAGTTTAGCTCGCTCACTGAAAGGTAAGAAAACTCAATTGATTGGCGTAATTTTACCTGGTGTCAGCAATCCGTTCTTTGGACAAATGGTGCAAGAGATTGAAGACCAACTGTTCAAAAAAGGTTTCAAAATGATTCTTTGTAACGCCGGAAACGATGCTCGAAAGGAAAGAGATTACTTGCGAATGTTGATGGCAAATCGAGTTGACGGAATAATTGCCGGTTCGCACAATTTGGGAATTGAGGAATACCAAAAGGTCGGGCTACCAATTATTTCCTTTGACCGCTACTTGTCAGACAACGTTCCTATTGTCAGTTCGGATAATTATCAGGGTGGACAACTAGCTGCTCAATCGTTGATCAGTAGTGGCAGTAAAAATCCGCAAATCATCACTGGTTCTAATCGTCCTAATAGTCCAACAAATTCTCGTTTGACTGGATTCAAAGACGTCTTGGAAAAGCATGATTTATCCTACAATTTGATTGAATTGCCATTCAGTTCATCGCCAAATATTAAAAGTCTCAAAATCAAAGAATTATTGACCAATAAAAAAATCGACGGTATTTTTTGTACCGACGACTTAACAGCTTTGTTAGTTAAACAACAAGCTCAAGCGCTGAATTTACAAATCCCAACCGATATTCGTTTAGTTGGTTATGACGGGACTAATTTCATCCAAAACTACCATCCCGAATTGACAACTATCATGCAGCCGATTACTGATATCGTAACGATGATGATCGATTTATTGTTGAAACGCATTGATGATCCAGATTGTCAGTTGGAAAAAAATTACGTTTTGCCTGTTAAGTTGATTACTGGTGCGACAACTATTTAA
- a CDS encoding sucrose-6-phosphate hydrolase: MITEWTTKLRYLPYKDWSTKQIAEIKNNIANSHWRLGYHIQPSTGLMNDPNGFSYFNNQWHLFYQSFPYGPVHGLKNWTHLTSNDLVNWQDHGPILLPGDAQDSHGAYSGSGIVVDDKLFLMYTGNVRDKDWVRHPKQDGAWLDRNNQLQKIATPLIDQVKSGFTDHFRDPQIIEHDGQYYCLIGARKKDDTGHVLVYQAPKVTGPWSYKAELKFTDKPMGYMIECPNLVFIDDKPILIFCPQGISQGILKHQNIYPNAYVVGESFDWDKFEFINPSTVKNLDEGFDIYATQAFNAPDGRVLSISWIGLPDTTYPSDVEGWAHCYSLVKELKLVGGRLYQQPVVENNQLVEATIDSKEISPQTKISATVSGLEGIIAITTEKDEEIKIIIDAPNGKILVNRTKAGIPFATDFGTTRSAKVMNDIKQVDLYLDNTVFELYVNNGELVFTGRIFPEGKKFFVESDLPITKQRLKKIY; encoded by the coding sequence ATGATTACAGAATGGACGACAAAATTAAGATACTTACCATATAAGGATTGGTCTACAAAACAAATCGCTGAAATCAAAAATAATATTGCTAATTCTCACTGGCGCTTGGGTTATCACATTCAACCTAGTACCGGATTGATGAATGACCCCAATGGTTTTTCTTATTTTAACAATCAATGGCATTTGTTTTATCAATCATTTCCTTACGGACCAGTGCATGGTTTGAAAAATTGGACCCACTTAACTTCTAACGATTTGGTAAATTGGCAAGATCACGGGCCAATATTATTGCCTGGGGATGCTCAAGATAGTCACGGCGCTTATTCTGGTTCAGGTATCGTTGTTGATGACAAATTATTCTTAATGTATACCGGAAATGTCAGAGATAAAGACTGGGTCAGACATCCTAAACAAGATGGTGCCTGGTTAGATAGGAATAATCAGCTACAAAAAATTGCTACACCATTAATTGATCAAGTTAAATCAGGTTTTACTGATCATTTTCGTGACCCCCAAATTATTGAACACGACGGCCAGTATTATTGCTTGATAGGTGCTAGAAAAAAAGATGACACTGGACACGTCTTAGTTTATCAAGCACCAAAAGTCACGGGACCTTGGTCATACAAGGCGGAATTGAAATTTACTGATAAACCAATGGGTTACATGATTGAATGTCCGAATTTAGTCTTCATCGATGATAAACCAATTTTGATTTTTTGTCCCCAAGGAATTTCCCAAGGCATTTTGAAGCATCAAAACATTTATCCAAATGCCTATGTGGTCGGAGAAAGTTTTGATTGGGACAAATTTGAATTCATCAATCCTTCAACTGTCAAAAATTTAGACGAAGGATTCGATATTTATGCAACTCAAGCATTCAATGCTCCTGACGGCCGGGTTTTATCGATCAGTTGGATTGGATTGCCTGATACGACTTATCCAAGCGATGTCGAAGGCTGGGCACATTGTTACAGCTTAGTTAAAGAACTAAAACTTGTGGGGGGACGACTTTACCAACAACCAGTAGTGGAAAACAATCAATTAGTCGAAGCAACTATCGACTCAAAAGAAATTTCACCTCAGACAAAAATTTCAGCTACAGTCAGTGGTTTAGAGGGAATCATTGCTATCACAACTGAAAAGGACGAGGAAATAAAAATAATTATCGATGCTCCTAATGGTAAAATATTAGTTAATCGCACCAAAGCAGGAATTCCTTTTGCAACTGACTTTGGCACAACTAGAAGCGCTAAAGTAATGAATGATATTAAACAAGTAGATTTGTATTTGGATAATACTGTTTTTGAATTGTACGTCAATAATGGCGAATTGGTTTTCACAGGTAGAATTTTCCCAGAAGGAAAAAAATTCTTCGTGGAATCTGACTTACCAATCACAAAACAGCGGTTAAAGAAGATTTATTGA
- a CDS encoding aldo/keto reductase, producing the protein MNLMQEDLKMPKIALGTWAWGESKSANKVFGNSLTANDLEPIFNKGMELGLNLWDTAAVYNDGDSEAILGKFVKGIDRDKVILSTKFTPQIADDSDKAVENMFDGSANRLNTNFVDIYWIHNDADVDKWTREIIPLAKEGKIKYIGVSNHNLEEIKRADEILHEAGFKISAVQNHFSILDRTSETSGIIDYCKENDISFFSYMVLEQGALSGKYDTKHPFPEGSERAQVYNDKLDKLENLINGMREIAQKHNVDVAQIPTAWAVAKNTIPIIGATKVKHIEDAAEASEVKLTISEVAKLDELGNKTAVNTTRVWEQNM; encoded by the coding sequence ATGAATTTAATGCAAGAAGATTTAAAGATGCCCAAAATTGCCTTAGGAACTTGGGCCTGGGGTGAAAGTAAATCTGCCAACAAAGTTTTTGGTAATAGTTTAACTGCCAATGACTTAGAACCAATTTTTAATAAAGGAATGGAATTAGGCTTGAACCTTTGGGACACTGCCGCTGTATATAACGATGGTGATTCAGAAGCAATTTTAGGAAAATTCGTTAAGGGAATTGATCGCGATAAGGTGATTTTGTCAACGAAGTTTACTCCACAGATCGCTGATGATAGTGATAAAGCCGTTGAAAACATGTTTGATGGCAGTGCCAATCGTTTGAATACTAATTTTGTTGATATTTATTGGATTCACAACGATGCCGATGTCGACAAGTGGACTAGAGAAATTATTCCTTTAGCCAAAGAAGGCAAAATTAAATATATCGGTGTTTCTAATCATAATTTAGAAGAAATCAAACGTGCTGATGAAATTTTGCATGAAGCTGGTTTTAAAATTTCTGCCGTTCAAAATCACTTCAGTATTTTGGACAGAACTTCAGAAACATCAGGAATCATTGATTATTGTAAGGAAAATGACATTAGTTTCTTCTCGTACATGGTTTTGGAACAAGGTGCACTATCAGGAAAATATGATACCAAGCATCCATTCCCAGAAGGCAGTGAACGAGCTCAAGTTTATAACGACAAATTAGATAAACTAGAAAATTTAATCAATGGTATGAGAGAAATTGCTCAAAAGCATAACGTTGATGTGGCACAAATTCCTACTGCTTGGGCAGTTGCTAAAAATACTATTCCAATCATTGGCGCAACGAAGGTCAAACACATTGAAGATGCTGCAGAAGCTAGTGAAGTGAAATTGACTATCAGTGAAGTTGCCAAATTAGACGAGTTGGGTAATAAAACAGCTGTCAATACAACTCGTGTGTGGGAACAAAATATGTAA